In Macrobrachium rosenbergii isolate ZJJX-2024 chromosome 19, ASM4041242v1, whole genome shotgun sequence, the following are encoded in one genomic region:
- the LOC136848574 gene encoding uncharacterized protein codes for MALGTGSSQPASYDESVDERPSQCQLVPIWTMLEKAKKIHLLFALCLLGGTADAINVKEWLGTEPLTIERIVNELIEYFSQPDPHGVPVLRIPEPIYEENRVAAGPLTLWDLKISGLSEIRLDYVNVNLTSFTAVARVSAPVGNVLGEYEWPGWWSTSQGQANITMTNIQLTGNLILGIDDNGILTADSLKFSLYYLDLIPYFTGLSTEHSYMVSAVDLFFNSIIEPLLVGSLEGRLKTLLNTKLQAAFKEKPFPDSISPVDYFIAKTRRTLRQKFDPFVIERREVNMAWEMTLVLKDVSLSGLSTIHRTHEVSAEFIDNAVFATVQMGAQKLKGGADWSLSAALMPAISGHIDIEIETLDITVELKQPANIRSPPVLRKIDIQLGNLAVRSAGERTMDYAVELLINIVPNIFRNVIMDKIEPKLHQVIQRQLNGLDLHRIVMDKLAERRRRQESPVTDPESPGTDPESEDAE; via the exons aTGGCACTGGGCACTGGCAGCAGCCAGCCAGCGTCGTATGACGAATCAGTTGACGAACGACCTTCGCAGTGCCAGTTAGTGCCAATCTGGACCATGTTggaaaaggctaaaaaaattCACTTGCTCTTCGCTCTGTGTTTGCTCGGTGGAACCGCAGACGCCATCAATGTCAAGG AATGGTTGGGCACAGAGCCGCTGACAATCGAGAGGATTGTGAACGAACTGATAGAGTATTTCTCCCAACCTGATCCCCATGGCGTCCCAG TCCTCAGGATTCCGGAGCCAATCTACGAAGAGAACAGGGTGGCGGCCGGTCCCCTCACCCTGTGGGACTTGAAGATCTCCGGACTTTCAGAAATCAGACTTGATTACGTCAACGTTAACCTGACGTCTTTTACG GCCGTGGCCCGGGTGAGCGCCCCTGTCGGCAACGTTTTGGGCGAATACGAGTGGCCCGGTTGGTGGTCAACCAGCCAGGGTCAAGCTAATATAACCATGACCAATATCCAGCTGACGGGTAACCTCATATTGGGCATAGACGACAACGGCATCCTGACGGCAGATTCCCTTAAA ttctctctctacTACCTGGACCTGATCCCATACTTCACCGGCCTGAGCACTGAGCATTCCTACATGGTCAGTGCCGTCGACCTGTTTTTCAACTCCATAATCGAACCTCTTCTTGTTGGAAGC TTGGAGGGCAGACTTAAAACACTACTTAATACCAAGCTTCAGGCGGCGTTTAAGGAAAAACCCTTCCCGGATTCCATATCTCCTGTTGACTACTTCATTGCTAAG acGCGCAGAACTCTAAGGCAGAAGTTCGATCCATTCGTCATCGAGAGAAGAGAAGTCAACATGGCGTGGGAAATGACTCTGGTG CTCAAAGACGTCAGTCTCTCAGGATTGTCCACGATACACAGAACCCACGAGGTGTCCGCGGAATTCATCGACAACGCTGTTTTTGCAACTGtgcag ATGGGCGCCCAAAAGCTGAAAGGTGGAGCCGATTGGTCTCTGTCAGCAGCCCTTATGCCAGCGATCAGCGGTCACATCGACATCGAGATCGAGACATTGGACATCACAGTGGAGCTGAAGCAACCGGCTAATATACGAAGTCCTCCCGTGTTGAGGAAGATCGACATACAACTGG gcaACCTTGCTGTCAGGTCAGCTGGTGAGAGAACAATGGACTATGCTGTCGAACTCCTCATCAACATCGTGCCAAACATCTTCAGGAATGTCATCATGGACAAAATCGAACCGAAGTTGcatcag GTGATCCAAAGGCAGCTGAACGGCCTCGACCTTCATCGGATCGTCATGGATAAATTAGCCGAAAGGAGGCGGAGACAGGAATCGCCTGTGACGGATCCGGAATCGCCTGGAACGGATCCGGAGTCGGAGGACGCCGAGTGA